One genomic segment of Brevibacillus laterosporus LMG 15441 includes these proteins:
- a CDS encoding ABC transporter ATP-binding protein, translating to MEILKIEHLSKEYGTGESAVKALDDVSFSVQKGEFVAIIGPSGSGKSTLLHMLGGVDRPTGGKVYVQDTDMYALNETQLAIFRRRQIGLIYQFFNLIPVLTVEENITLPLLLDKQKVDQKQLNGLVNTLNLQHRLNHLPNQLSGGQQQRVSIGRALIGNPAIMLADEPTGNLDSKNSSEIIDLLKMLNKTYHQTLIVITHDERIALQADRIISIEDGRIAKDEVIRR from the coding sequence ATGGAAATTTTAAAAATCGAGCATCTGTCTAAAGAATACGGCACAGGCGAATCGGCGGTGAAGGCGCTTGACGATGTTTCTTTTTCGGTCCAAAAGGGCGAATTCGTGGCGATTATCGGCCCGTCCGGCTCGGGGAAATCGACGCTACTTCATATGCTGGGCGGTGTGGATCGGCCGACTGGCGGTAAAGTTTATGTTCAGGATACGGACATGTATGCCTTGAACGAGACGCAGCTGGCCATCTTCAGGCGCAGGCAAATCGGCCTGATCTACCAGTTTTTCAATCTGATTCCCGTCCTGACGGTAGAAGAGAATATTACGTTGCCGCTCTTGCTAGATAAACAAAAGGTAGATCAAAAGCAGTTGAATGGTCTTGTGAATACGTTGAATTTGCAGCATCGATTAAACCACCTGCCGAATCAGCTATCCGGCGGACAGCAGCAACGGGTCTCGATCGGCAGAGCACTCATCGGCAATCCTGCCATTATGCTGGCTGACGAACCGACCGGGAATCTGGACAGCAAGAATAGCAGCGAGATCATTGACTTATTAAAAATGCTGAATAAGACCTATCATCAGACGCTGATCGTTATCACGCACGACGAACGGATCGCCTTGCAAGCCGACAGGATCATTTCGATTGAAGACGGGAGGATTGCTAAAGACGAGGTGATCCGACGATGA
- a CDS encoding DMT family transporter gives MRQIEVRNLRPIFLGICAAFFFAFTFILNRAMELSGGSWIWSASLRFIFMLPFLLLLVMSRKKLKVLLQVMREDLRAWFLWSFVGFGLFYAPLCFAAAHAPGWIIAGTWQITIISGSLLAPLFIQAIQTPDGILKKRGKIPMKGMGMSLIILLGIFLMQMEQAKSLDVKDILLGIIPVIVASFAYPLGNRKMMEVCGDRLDAYQRVLGMTLASLPFWFLLSLYGLFTTGVPSKEQAMQSILVAICSGVIATILFFKATDIVKGDMQKLATVEATQSMEVLFAVIGELVLLHSSFPSILSWFGMFVIMLGMIAHSYVSHKGEVAHNQNISA, from the coding sequence ATGAGACAGATTGAGGTGAGAAATTTGCGCCCTATTTTTTTAGGTATATGTGCTGCTTTCTTTTTTGCTTTCACATTTATATTGAATCGAGCAATGGAATTATCAGGTGGTAGCTGGATATGGAGTGCCTCATTAAGGTTTATTTTCATGCTTCCATTCCTTTTACTTCTTGTTATGAGTAGGAAAAAATTAAAAGTATTATTACAAGTTATGAGAGAGGATTTAAGAGCATGGTTTTTATGGAGTTTCGTAGGTTTTGGTCTATTTTATGCTCCATTATGCTTTGCCGCTGCACATGCACCAGGATGGATAATTGCTGGGACATGGCAAATTACTATTATATCAGGATCTTTGTTAGCTCCTCTTTTTATTCAAGCCATTCAAACACCAGATGGAATTCTTAAGAAAAGAGGAAAAATCCCAATGAAGGGTATGGGAATGTCATTGATTATTCTTCTTGGTATTTTCCTTATGCAAATGGAACAAGCAAAATCGCTTGACGTAAAAGATATTTTGTTAGGTATTATCCCTGTTATTGTGGCTTCTTTTGCTTACCCGCTCGGTAATCGTAAGATGATGGAGGTTTGTGGAGATCGTTTGGATGCTTATCAACGTGTACTTGGAATGACATTAGCTAGCTTACCATTCTGGTTTTTACTATCCTTGTATGGTCTTTTTACAACAGGAGTACCTAGTAAAGAACAAGCTATGCAATCTATCTTAGTTGCTATTTGTTCAGGTGTAATTGCAACTATTTTATTTTTTAAAGCAACTGATATAGTTAAAGGAGATATGCAAAAATTAGCTACTGTGGAAGCGACACAATCCATGGAGGTACTGTTTGCTGTTATCGGAGAATTAGTTTTATTACATTCTTCATTTCCTTCTATTTTATCTTGGTTCGGTATGTTTGTAATAATGTTAGGAATGATAGCACATAGTTATGTTTCCCATAAGGGTGAAGTGGCACATAACCAAAATATTAGTGCCTAA
- a CDS encoding prolyl hydroxylase family protein, which produces MQEPTQLLNQQPFIGCYPSLISSEACQSLINLARGQLTPATVVGQSGLEVSHVRISELAWFCHNYNEVVQSICKQIAEIVEQPIHYAEKLQVAHYGAGGKFEAHLDCYDSQEANKPFLEHSGQRLYTAILYLNDVVSGGETYFPNLKIEVSPTTGTLLVFENCQPDTSIPDLRSLHGSKILQSGEKWIGTLWFCERPQYQV; this is translated from the coding sequence ATGCAAGAACCTACACAGCTACTGAATCAACAACCGTTTATCGGGTGCTATCCTTCGTTGATCTCTTCAGAAGCTTGTCAATCCTTGATTAATTTAGCACGTGGCCAGTTAACACCGGCAACCGTGGTCGGTCAATCCGGGTTAGAAGTTTCTCATGTAAGGATTTCAGAATTGGCTTGGTTTTGCCATAATTACAATGAAGTTGTACAAAGCATATGTAAGCAAATCGCAGAAATTGTTGAGCAACCAATTCACTACGCGGAAAAATTACAAGTTGCTCATTATGGAGCAGGCGGGAAATTTGAGGCTCATTTGGATTGTTATGATTCGCAAGAAGCAAACAAACCATTTCTCGAGCATTCAGGTCAACGGTTATATACTGCGATCCTTTATTTGAATGATGTTGTGTCTGGAGGAGAAACATATTTTCCGAATTTAAAAATCGAAGTTTCTCCTACAACGGGAACGTTATTAGTTTTTGAAAACTGCCAACCAGATACATCCATTCCTGACCTACGATCGTTACATGGATCAAAAATTTTACAGAGTGGGGAAAAGTGGATTGGTACACTTTGGTTTTGTGAGCGACCACAATATCAAGTATAA
- a CDS encoding CPBP family intramembrane glutamic endopeptidase, whose protein sequence is MNNFLKWEPKESDIPFYNGTPVELTQKNWLLMFGALIFSFLFLTIIILFVENEQLAEWLQVILFPLVLFCGWRMAAGRQAYALFRKITLRDLGMVLVFLPVSVIGSGLLAVVVKLFFPVSDHPAITASADEARTAVSAAVSELLINNGVHNLLQLFGEELLAILPFIAVMQFFYKKTKFSRKKAMLVALLLSSILFGLLHLSTYEWNLVQVIVVIGFVRIIHTLAYIVTRNLWVSFILHFLHDMIGFLLVFLVV, encoded by the coding sequence ATGAATAATTTTTTAAAATGGGAGCCCAAAGAATCTGATATTCCCTTTTATAATGGCACACCAGTTGAATTGACACAAAAAAATTGGTTGTTGATGTTTGGAGCATTAATCTTCAGTTTTTTATTTTTAACAATAATCATCCTATTTGTTGAAAATGAACAATTGGCAGAATGGTTGCAAGTTATTTTATTTCCACTGGTTTTATTTTGTGGATGGAGAATGGCAGCAGGGCGCCAGGCATATGCTCTTTTTAGAAAGATAACTTTGAGAGATTTAGGAATGGTACTAGTTTTTCTACCTGTATCTGTAATTGGTTCCGGACTTTTAGCAGTTGTCGTAAAGCTATTCTTTCCAGTGAGTGATCATCCGGCAATTACGGCAAGTGCTGATGAAGCTAGAACAGCAGTTTCAGCAGCAGTCTCAGAATTATTGATTAATAACGGTGTTCACAATTTATTACAGTTGTTTGGGGAAGAACTTCTTGCGATTTTACCCTTTATTGCTGTAATGCAATTTTTCTATAAAAAAACAAAATTTAGTCGTAAGAAGGCCATGCTCGTTGCCTTGCTATTATCATCTATTTTATTTGGATTATTACATCTCTCAACGTATGAGTGGAATTTAGTTCAAGTAATTGTTGTTATTGGGTTCGTACGTATTATTCATACTCTTGCGTATATTGTAACGCGAAATTTGTGGGTATCGTTTATTCTTCACTTCTTGCACGATATGATTGGATTCTTATTGGTATTTTTGGTTGTATAA
- a CDS encoding response regulator transcription factor, whose product MKILLVEDDKTIASGLEYSLQQDGYSTVLCHDFASAKKVLAEDIDQFALCLFDLQLPDGSGYELCKMVKERRDIPVIFLTVIDDEVNVVMGLDMGADDYITKPFRVRELLSRIKSVLRRYQKPSHARAIIDIDNVRINTLEGKVHKNGAEIPLTALEYRLLLIFGNHVGQVLTRNQLLEQIWDVAGEFVNDNTLTVYIKRLREKLEDDPGHPTLIKTVRGLGYKVGD is encoded by the coding sequence TTGAAAATTTTATTAGTCGAAGATGATAAGACGATCGCGTCGGGACTGGAATATTCGCTGCAGCAGGATGGTTATTCAACCGTTCTCTGCCATGATTTCGCTTCAGCCAAAAAGGTGCTCGCCGAAGACATCGATCAGTTCGCTTTATGCCTGTTCGATTTACAACTTCCGGACGGAAGCGGTTATGAATTGTGCAAGATGGTGAAAGAGCGACGAGACATTCCGGTCATCTTCTTAACGGTGATCGACGATGAGGTTAACGTCGTGATGGGGCTCGACATGGGAGCCGACGATTACATTACCAAACCTTTTCGAGTTCGTGAGCTTCTCTCCCGGATCAAGTCCGTCTTGCGGAGATACCAGAAGCCGTCCCATGCCAGAGCGATCATCGACATCGACAATGTTCGAATCAATACGCTGGAAGGCAAAGTGCATAAAAACGGCGCCGAAATTCCGCTGACCGCCTTAGAATATCGCTTATTGCTGATCTTCGGCAACCACGTTGGACAGGTCCTCACAAGGAATCAGCTCTTAGAGCAAATCTGGGACGTGGCCGGCGAATTCGTGAACGACAATACATTAACGGTGTATATCAAAAGGCTGAGGGAAAAGTTGGAGGATGATCCAGGACATCCGACTTTGATCAAAACGGTACGCGGTTTAGGCTATAAGGTTGGTGATTAG
- a CDS encoding DDE-type integrase/transposase/recombinase, which yields MGEEPIYLSAIKDLCTYEIIAHHISTRNDNALVLETFRKAFEMQKDVTGLIVHSDQGSQYTSHAYHNMLPTVGAQISISRQGNCLDNASIESFFSHLKTEALYPYDIRDLQGDQRRIENYIYFYNEERLQLKLNKLTPSEFRRQLAA from the coding sequence ATTGGTGAGGAACCTATCTACCTTTCCGCAATCAAAGATTTATGTACGTATGAGATCATCGCTCATCATATCAGTACTCGAAATGACAATGCGCTTGTACTAGAAACTTTTAGGAAAGCATTTGAAATGCAAAAAGACGTGACTGGTTTGATCGTTCACAGCGACCAAGGTTCCCAGTACACGTCCCATGCATACCACAACATGCTTCCTACGGTTGGCGCCCAAATCAGCATTTCCCGACAGGGCAATTGCCTAGACAATGCCTCGATTGAAAGCTTCTTTTCTCATTTGAAAACCGAAGCCCTATATCCCTATGATATACGAGATCTTCAAGGTGATCAAAGGAGAATTGAAAATTACATTTATTTTTATAACGAAGAACGTCTTCAACTGAAGCTAAATAAACTGACGCCTAGCGAATTTAGGCGTCAGTTAGCGGCCTAA
- a CDS encoding alpha/beta fold hydrolase, translating into MGYFVTVELGVKVFIEDINPKGNKTILFIHGWPLNHNQFEYQFNFLPKLGYRCIGMDWRGYGNSDKPFDGYGFDRLADDLRMVIEALQLKNITLAGHSTGGAISIRYMARYKGYGVSKLVLIDAASPSSVPKEFTNKIIEETNNDRPKMLQNQTGIFFFQYISEPKSEWFFLMGLQAANWSTSAIMVTLRDENVYNDLGQIDVPTLIIHGIHDKVVPFTQAQETNKLIKNSRLVPFQYSGHCPFLEERDRFNQLLSSFA; encoded by the coding sequence TTGGGATACTTCGTTACTGTGGAACTGGGCGTAAAAGTATTTATAGAGGACATCAATCCGAAGGGAAATAAAACGATACTTTTTATTCATGGATGGCCGCTAAACCATAACCAGTTCGAATATCAGTTCAATTTCCTTCCTAAGCTCGGATATCGTTGTATCGGAATGGACTGGAGAGGATACGGCAATTCGGATAAACCATTCGACGGTTACGGTTTTGACAGATTAGCAGATGATCTTCGTATGGTCATCGAAGCGTTACAGCTAAAAAACATAACACTGGCAGGACACTCTACCGGAGGCGCGATCTCGATTCGTTATATGGCTCGTTACAAAGGGTACGGGGTATCTAAACTCGTCCTGATCGACGCTGCGTCTCCATCAAGCGTTCCAAAAGAATTTACGAATAAAATCATCGAAGAAACAAACAATGACCGTCCGAAAATGCTGCAAAACCAAACGGGGATTTTTTTCTTTCAGTACATTTCTGAACCGAAATCCGAATGGTTCTTTCTAATGGGTTTACAAGCTGCGAATTGGTCGACTTCCGCCATTATGGTCACGCTAAGAGACGAGAATGTTTACAACGATCTTGGACAGATCGATGTGCCCACATTAATTATTCATGGAATTCATGATAAAGTCGTTCCGTTTACCCAAGCTCAGGAAACAAATAAGCTGATTAAAAATTCGCGATTAGTTCCATTCCAATACAGCGGCCATTGCCCTTTTTTGGAGGAGCGTGATAGATTCAACCAACTATTATCTTCTTTTGCATAA
- a CDS encoding sensor histidine kinase, translating to MLRNREFQMLLLVMGSISITATAVSAFFSSVAAIFVFIVSMLLIGTSLLFTRWRYRELAKLSEYLREISNGNDSLDVRDNQEGELSILKNDIYKVTLMLSEHRSLLQRDKIQLTDAISDISHQLKTPLTSMTVMADLLSAPDLPPAKRTEFTNHIRIQLERIDWLVSSLLKLSKMDAKTIQFKKDRIPMKSLIQKALEPVMIPMDIKGQTFSIAGDDNVSFVGDFNWTAEAVINILKNGVEHTPEGGAIDIAFSENALFTEIVIADNGKGIPKVDLPYIFKRFYKGKNASDGSIGIGLAMAHSIIASQNGVIDVTSDSENGTQFRIKFYKHVI from the coding sequence ATGCTGCGGAATCGGGAATTTCAAATGTTATTGCTCGTCATGGGTTCGATCAGCATAACGGCGACCGCCGTTTCTGCTTTCTTTTCATCCGTCGCAGCGATATTCGTTTTCATTGTATCCATGCTGCTTATTGGTACGAGTTTGTTATTCACGAGATGGAGATATCGCGAGCTAGCGAAGCTGTCCGAGTATTTGAGGGAAATAAGCAACGGTAATGATTCCCTCGACGTTCGCGATAACCAAGAAGGCGAGCTAAGTATTTTAAAGAATGATATTTACAAAGTGACGCTCATGCTATCGGAACACCGGTCGCTCTTGCAGCGCGACAAAATTCAACTGACGGATGCCATATCTGATATTTCGCATCAGCTCAAAACACCGCTCACCTCCATGACGGTGATGGCGGATTTGTTAAGTGCCCCTGACCTGCCTCCGGCTAAAAGAACGGAATTCACCAATCATATTCGCATCCAGCTTGAACGCATCGACTGGCTTGTTTCTTCTTTATTAAAGCTATCGAAAATGGACGCGAAGACCATCCAATTCAAAAAAGATCGAATCCCCATGAAAAGCCTGATCCAAAAGGCATTAGAGCCGGTTATGATTCCGATGGATATTAAGGGACAGACGTTTTCCATCGCGGGCGATGACAACGTCTCTTTTGTCGGAGATTTCAATTGGACTGCTGAGGCGGTCATCAATATTTTGAAGAACGGCGTGGAGCATACGCCTGAAGGCGGAGCGATCGACATCGCATTTTCCGAAAACGCGCTATTTACGGAAATCGTCATTGCTGACAACGGAAAAGGCATTCCGAAAGTAGATTTGCCTTATATTTTCAAACGTTTTTACAAAGGAAAGAACGCTAGCGATGGGAGCATTGGTATAGGGCTTGCGATGGCTCACAGCATCATTGCCAGCCAGAACGGCGTGATCGATGTGACGAGCGACAGCGAGAATGGTACGCAGTTTCGGATTAAATTTTATAAGCACGTGATTTAA
- a CDS encoding ABC transporter permease — MNIVNTLTIRHLKQNKRRTLVTIIGVIISVAMVTAVATLVFSFSDLMIRQAIADTGEWHVQYQAVTKEQLAAIQGDDATKTVAISRDLGYAPLEGGQNPNKPYLFIKEYDAQGFAQFPVDLSKGRLPHTDKEVVISEPIATNAKVKYEIGDRLTLRVGERFEQGGDHPLDQTEPLRREDGTLTETLQHIKTRDYTVVGFIKRPVWETAWAPGYTIISYVDDNIIGANDRVDAAVVLQKVNPSLFANAEDLAKQNQIETVQYNNGLLRYYGLSKSEASYSMMFSLSAIIMGVIMIGSVSLIYNAFAISVSERSRHLGMLASVGATKRQKRNSVLFEGIVIGLISIPIGILCGIAGIGITFWFMNAMIEGALWTSEKLRLIVTPLSLLIACLVSMLTIFVSTYLPAIKASKVSAMDAIRQTTDVKLTAKAVKTSKFIRKFFGIEAEIGLKNLKRNKRRYHAIVFSLVISIVLFLTVSFFTAGMTQSLELSREGVNYDIEVSYSNGKRIDEGLMRSIVSLDGVTEYNVIHELYGNAWVDVAIIADELQEKVKKDKSMLQDGKYPYDIKIHALNDSSLQAYAKEVGADYEQLTDPDHPAAIVMDTIHYKDMGTGKYVQTKAMYTNVGQSIELTNFYKENGEETKANKVSVAALTDQAPMGMNPTGVGGLNMIVSERVMNRLADDEDLVNVSTYLHLKSTEPMRTQQEIEEMHETNLNVYNVYQSRKSEEQQILLMSVFSYGFIVLISAISIANIFNTISTGLSLRKREFAMLKSVGLTPKGFAKMMNYESIFYGVKSLLFGLPISFVVMYLTYRAFSNKFSYGFTLPWMSILSVIVAVFVIVSFAIVYSGAKVKKENIIDALKQENI, encoded by the coding sequence ATGAATATTGTCAATACATTAACCATCCGGCATCTGAAGCAGAACAAGAGACGAACGCTCGTAACCATCATCGGCGTCATCATTTCGGTTGCCATGGTGACCGCTGTCGCTACGCTTGTTTTTTCTTTTTCGGATTTAATGATCAGGCAAGCCATCGCGGATACAGGGGAGTGGCATGTCCAATATCAAGCTGTAACCAAGGAACAGCTTGCGGCGATACAGGGAGATGACGCAACCAAAACCGTTGCGATCTCAAGAGACCTTGGCTATGCCCCATTAGAAGGGGGGCAAAATCCCAATAAACCGTATTTGTTCATCAAGGAATATGATGCGCAGGGTTTCGCGCAATTTCCGGTTGACCTAAGCAAGGGGCGTCTTCCGCATACGGACAAGGAAGTCGTTATCTCCGAACCCATTGCAACGAACGCCAAAGTGAAGTACGAAATCGGCGATCGTCTAACCCTTCGTGTCGGCGAACGATTCGAACAAGGGGGCGATCATCCCTTGGATCAGACCGAACCGTTGCGTAGGGAAGACGGCACATTGACCGAGACGTTGCAGCATATCAAGACAAGGGATTATACGGTGGTTGGCTTCATCAAGCGTCCCGTATGGGAAACGGCTTGGGCCCCGGGCTATACGATCATTAGCTATGTCGATGACAATATCATCGGGGCAAACGATCGAGTCGATGCGGCGGTGGTCTTGCAGAAAGTTAATCCGTCCTTGTTCGCTAATGCAGAGGATTTGGCTAAGCAAAACCAAATTGAAACGGTCCAATATAATAACGGATTGCTACGTTATTACGGCTTGTCCAAAAGCGAAGCCTCGTACAGCATGATGTTCTCCTTATCGGCCATTATTATGGGGGTTATTATGATTGGCTCGGTTTCGCTTATCTATAACGCTTTTGCGATATCCGTCTCGGAACGTTCCCGCCATTTAGGGATGCTCGCGAGCGTGGGGGCTACGAAAAGGCAGAAGCGAAATTCAGTGCTTTTTGAAGGTATCGTCATTGGCTTGATCAGCATTCCCATTGGCATCCTATGCGGTATTGCCGGGATCGGGATCACTTTTTGGTTCATGAACGCGATGATTGAAGGGGCATTATGGACCAGTGAAAAGCTGAGGCTCATCGTCACGCCGTTATCACTCTTGATTGCTTGTCTTGTTTCGATGCTGACGATTTTCGTTTCGACGTATCTCCCGGCGATCAAAGCATCCAAGGTATCTGCTATGGACGCGATTCGCCAAACTACCGACGTAAAGCTTACGGCCAAAGCAGTGAAAACGTCGAAGTTCATTCGCAAGTTCTTCGGGATCGAAGCGGAAATCGGGCTGAAAAACTTAAAAAGGAACAAACGGAGATATCATGCCATCGTCTTTTCGCTTGTCATCAGCATCGTTTTGTTTTTGACGGTATCGTTTTTTACGGCCGGCATGACACAATCCCTGGAACTGTCACGGGAAGGCGTCAATTACGATATTGAAGTGTCGTACAGCAATGGAAAAAGAATAGATGAAGGGTTGATGCGATCGATTGTATCCCTGGATGGCGTCACTGAATACAACGTGATTCATGAGTTATATGGGAACGCTTGGGTCGATGTAGCGATTATCGCCGATGAATTGCAAGAGAAGGTTAAGAAAGATAAGAGTATGCTGCAAGACGGGAAATACCCTTACGATATTAAAATTCATGCATTGAACGATTCGAGTCTGCAAGCCTATGCCAAAGAGGTTGGAGCAGATTACGAACAGCTTACGGATCCGGATCATCCCGCAGCGATCGTGATGGATACGATTCATTACAAAGATATGGGCACGGGGAAATATGTTCAGACGAAGGCCATGTATACGAATGTCGGTCAAAGTATCGAGCTAACGAACTTCTATAAAGAGAATGGGGAAGAAACGAAGGCAAACAAAGTGAGCGTTGCCGCATTGACGGATCAAGCCCCTATGGGGATGAACCCGACAGGCGTAGGCGGGTTAAATATGATCGTGTCGGAACGCGTCATGAATCGACTGGCAGACGACGAGGATCTAGTTAACGTTTCGACGTACCTCCACTTGAAAAGTACGGAACCGATGAGAACGCAGCAGGAAATTGAAGAGATGCATGAGACCAATCTGAATGTCTACAATGTATATCAATCCAGAAAAAGCGAAGAACAACAGATTCTATTGATGTCCGTCTTTTCTTACGGTTTTATAGTATTAATCTCTGCGATTTCCATTGCGAACATTTTTAATACGATCTCGACGGGGTTGTCTCTTCGCAAACGAGAATTTGCGATGCTGAAATCCGTAGGCCTGACGCCAAAAGGCTTTGCGAAAATGATGAACTATGAAAGTATTTTTTATGGGGTCAAATCGCTGTTGTTCGGGCTTCCCATTAGTTTCGTCGTGATGTATCTGACCTATAGAGCATTTTCGAACAAATTCAGCTACGGGTTCACTCTCCCTTGGATGAGCATTCTGTCTGTCATTGTCGCCGTATTTGTCATTGTCAGTTTCGCGATTGTTTATTCCGGCGCGAAAGTAAAAAAGGAAAATATTATTGATGCATTAAAGCAAGAGAATATCTGA
- a CDS encoding VanZ family protein translates to MHLKQQRKIIFAITIFYTLLILYFLFFAFGRVGKVDQITKYTFIFLPDSFFRLPGLSDLLHPTLMDLIDFGNIAAFIPFGILIPLLYRTNFVSLMTLFILSILVLETIQALTFLGSFDINDVIPNSLGAAVGFGAYKLGFRTKNNWRNIATTGISSVVLMLGVCGVFGMLDQAFTKEMGPFVAINELKDSTGNPSTGTKQSSLKIGGQDVEPKYNVYSIEGKNKETYTYTLGNKKELYLFLNYGIPDQKDFQGSIKLTVDGHEFLSVSAEDQRHEPDTSLIFLPQANELTITIEGNETLWDVGFKEMVYTWN, encoded by the coding sequence ATGCATTTGAAGCAACAGCGTAAGATTATTTTTGCAATTACTATATTCTATACCCTTTTGATTCTTTATTTTTTGTTTTTCGCTTTCGGCAGAGTAGGTAAGGTAGATCAAATCACCAAGTACACCTTTATTTTTTTACCGGACAGTTTTTTTAGGCTGCCAGGTCTATCCGATCTTCTACACCCTACGCTGATGGATTTAATAGATTTCGGGAACATCGCAGCCTTCATCCCTTTTGGTATATTGATTCCATTGTTATATCGAACCAACTTTGTAAGCTTGATGACTTTGTTTATCCTGTCCATTCTCGTGCTGGAGACTATTCAGGCACTAACATTCCTCGGCAGCTTTGACATTAACGACGTCATACCAAACTCATTGGGTGCGGCAGTCGGATTCGGGGCGTACAAACTTGGCTTTCGTACAAAAAACAACTGGAGAAATATTGCTACTACGGGTATTTCCAGTGTTGTCTTGATGCTTGGGGTGTGTGGGGTCTTCGGGATGCTTGACCAAGCGTTCACCAAAGAAATGGGCCCCTTTGTGGCGATAAACGAATTGAAGGATAGTACCGGGAATCCATCAACGGGAACCAAACAGTCCAGTCTTAAGATTGGCGGTCAAGACGTGGAACCCAAATATAATGTGTATAGCATCGAAGGTAAAAACAAGGAAACGTACACGTATACGTTAGGCAATAAGAAGGAGTTGTATCTTTTCTTGAATTATGGAATTCCCGATCAAAAGGATTTCCAGGGCAGCATCAAGCTTACCGTTGATGGACATGAGTTCCTGTCCGTATCTGCAGAAGATCAACGCCATGAACCGGATACGAGCTTAATTTTTCTCCCACAAGCAAATGAGCTTACGATAACCATTGAGGGGAATGAAACCCTATGGGATGTTGGATTTAAAGAGATGGTATATACCTGGAATTGA
- a CDS encoding IS3 family transposase → MKKRIRTIYEQRKGIYGYRRIQAELLRQFGCRVNHKKVLRIMQNLGLKSIIRRKRVYMTTYQAKVRMDVLQIIYSSVILPLKSLIKNG, encoded by the coding sequence ATGAAAAAACGGATCAGAACGATCTATGAACAAAGGAAAGGGATATACGGATATCGCCGAATTCAGGCTGAACTGTTACGCCAATTTGGTTGTAGAGTTAATCATAAGAAAGTATTACGCATCATGCAAAATCTGGGACTTAAATCCATCATTCGCCGTAAACGTGTCTATATGACTACCTATCAAGCAAAGGTTCGGATGGACGTGTTGCAGATAATTTACTCAAGCGTGATTTTACCGCTCAAGAGCCTAATCAAAAATGGGTAA
- a CDS encoding GntR family transcriptional regulator codes for MKKNIIKPIKRMSFRDEVYLTLKKAIVTLEMQPEQRLNDQELAEEFGISRTPVREALKRLEDEGLVESIPGSVTRVAPLNLEEAKHAFTVVAALHSLAARLAVPLLKEADIQELEFSNKALLLSIEKKDIIKAIEADELFHNVFLDVAGNPEIIRALERSIFKIQRLEISQFTSINGLKSVEQHQQIIEACKNKDKETTAHLVEQNWLSLGKLLTYETD; via the coding sequence ATGAAAAAAAATATTATTAAACCCATTAAACGTATGTCATTTAGAGATGAAGTATATCTAACTTTGAAAAAAGCAATCGTTACATTAGAGATGCAACCGGAGCAACGCTTAAATGACCAAGAGTTAGCAGAAGAATTCGGAATTAGCCGTACTCCGGTTAGAGAAGCTTTAAAACGTCTTGAAGATGAAGGACTTGTTGAATCTATTCCTGGTTCAGTAACTCGTGTTGCACCATTAAATCTTGAGGAGGCGAAACACGCATTTACTGTAGTAGCAGCTTTACATTCATTAGCTGCTCGTTTAGCAGTACCATTACTCAAAGAGGCAGATATTCAAGAATTAGAGTTCAGTAATAAAGCCTTACTACTATCTATTGAGAAAAAAGATATTATAAAAGCAATTGAAGCTGATGAGTTATTCCACAATGTTTTTTTAGATGTGGCGGGAAATCCTGAAATCATTCGTGCGTTAGAACGAAGTATATTTAAGATTCAACGCCTCGAAATTTCTCAGTTCACTTCTATAAATGGTTTAAAATCAGTAGAACAACATCAGCAAATTATAGAAGCGTGCAAAAATAAAGATAAAGAAACAACAGCACATCTTGTAGAACAAAACTGGTTAAGTCTGGGGAAATTGCTGACTTATGAGACAGATTGA